The stretch of DNA TCCAGCGACTTGGTGTGATTTTGCTGTCTCCCCAAGAATTCTTAGCCGCCCTTCATTCACATCCATAGCATATATCATACCTGTAATCAACGTGAGTTTGCAAGTTTGAGGATGAGAATAGAATCAAAGTAACAAAACAGATGAATATTAGAACAGTGAGCCTTTGTAAGATTACCTTGGCGTTTCAAGCAAGAGGCCATGAAAAGGGTCTTCCCTCCAGGAGCAGCACATGCGTCCAGTATCCTATCTCCTGGCTGAGGTTTCACCACTGAGACTACTAGTCCTGCAGATATCGTAAGATGGTTTACAACACGGATATTTACGAAGAGGAGACAGTGTCTTCTCACAGGAGCAAGTCCAAATAATTGTGAAAGTAAAAACTAACCTGCACTCTCATCCTGAACAGAACATATGCCTTCTTTGAGTAAGCCAGCTTGCACAACGATCTGTAAAAGAAAATGTCAATAATCAACTTCCAATTGAAACTTATAGAACGCTATTTACGGTGACATTAAAAACACCTGCAATCCTGTTTTGATGCGGACAAACTCCTCCAAGTGTAAGGACAGTTCGTGTGGAACCTGCAGCAAAGGAAaagaataaatgaaaataagaaaatagacAATCATGTCCCTGTTTTACGCACTGACACAAATACTAAACGAATACCTTTAAAGAGTTTAGACGCTCCACAAGGTCTGATCTTGTAATGCCCCTTCCCGTATTGGCCCTGATATCATCAGAAAGACAATTATATGAGTGACAGTTGATATAACCTTTCTTTCCTTACtgtgaaagaaaaataaaaattcttggAGATAAAACCTTAAGCTGAATCCAGGATCAGTGTTGTTCCATGTCATGAGCTTAGTGGCTTCATCCAACCCTAGATACTTTACCCATCGCCTAACCATCCACTGGTAAAAGGAAaggaattttaaaataaaaggagGCCTCATTgcatcatattaaaaaaacgaAAGAAAAGATGAGGTTATAGGCAGCTGTAGGAACACACTTACAACGGGGTGGGAATGAAGTGTAGCAAGTGCACGCGCTTGTGCACGATCATCCCCTTCCACTTTGGGTAATGGAAGGGCATCTTTTTCCTGCAGACACCTACGTCAGGACTCATTATATTATaagctttttctttttgtattataAGCTCTCGAGCCGAGCGAAAGAGAAAAAgttaaagaaaagagaaacacCTTAAGAGTGACAAGCTTACGAAGAATCCCATTGACAAGATCTCCAGCACCAGGTCTTAGTGCAATCTTCGCAAGCCTTACGTTCTGTAAAAATGAGACGAGGAAAACAACAAATGACACTATCAGATGAAAAGCCTACAACTCACTAAGCATAAATGAAGTTTGGAACTTTGGTGTATTATACCTCATCTACAACAGCGTATGCTGGCATATCAAGCTTAATGATCTCATAGAAACCAATGCGGAGAATCTacaacagagagagagagagagaacaaggTTATAGAAACCTCAAGGCAGActtttaacaaatataattcACACTTATTATTACCTGCAAGAGAAGAGGTTCCATATTACGAAATGTCCTTTCGTTGTGGCAAAGGGAACCAATGAGGTGATCAAGGTACCTCCTCCACCTTATTGTTCCTCCAACAACATCAGTAACCTAaaagtgtgtgtttttttttgcagataaCTAAAAGCTTTTAGTAAAAAACCACAGTTTTTAAATACTGAATGGTGGGTGAAACACACAAACCAGTCTAAGATCCCGGTCATCCAAATCGCGTGTCCG from Raphanus sativus cultivar WK10039 unplaced genomic scaffold, ASM80110v3 Scaffold1231, whole genome shotgun sequence encodes:
- the LOC130503922 gene encoding uncharacterized protein LOC130503922, encoding MAQLLSFRVYLSAETQKASSPDSFKRTQKTRKPFTRRQRGPVTPVRKPQNLNLEVSPHRAVSAVRLMRIEFGGAFADLLNEKGKGSGSNEMSYVERTIGFRTRDLDDRDLRLVTDVVGGTIRWRRYLDHLIGSLCHNERTFRNMEPLLLQILRIGFYEIIKLDMPAYAVVDENVRLAKIALRPGAGDLVNGILRKLVTLKEKDALPLPKVEGDDRAQARALATLHSHPVWMVRRWVKYLGLDEATKLMTWNNTDPGFSLRANTGRGITRSDLVERLNSLKVPHELSLHLEEFVRIKTGLQIVVQAGLLKEGICSVQDESAGLVVSVVKPQPGDRILDACAAPGGKTLFMASCLKRQGMIYAMDVNEGRLRILGETAKSHQVAGLITTIHSDLRVFAETKEVQYDKVLLDAPCSGLGVLSKRADLRWNRKLEDMEELTNLQDGLLDSASKLVKPGGFLIYSTCSIDPEENQGRVEAFLLRHPEFSVDPVDRLVPSSFVTSQGFFLSNPVKHSLDGAFAARLVRAL